The following proteins are encoded in a genomic region of Actinomadura sp. NAK00032:
- a CDS encoding AMP-binding protein produces the protein MAALLRPYADAKPDEPAITDEHGSTTWRELDARTGRLADALRGLGLGAGDAIAIHSGNRREYFELMCAAGHIGLRYVMVNWHWTADELRYVLTDSGARALFSEDAFGGTAREASAGLDLAARVAFGGPVEGFTPYGEFLATGEREEIADPLMGFPMFYTSGTTGRPKGVSRKQLGAGAPIETASLIGDVFAEVLRIPPDGRSLLVGPVYHSAQWLWSLVFLLRGRSVVMRRDFDPAAALRLIDEHAVTNVHLVPTQFVRLLRLDEQARAAFDGSSLAAVWHGAAPCSPEVKRQMIDWLGPVVHEYYGSTEASVNSVITAEEWLKKPGSVGLPLPTTEVRVLREDGEPAAPGERGRIYFRYTSGDDVEYWGDEEKTRSVHRGDGLFTTGDVGYLDEDGYLFLADRAIDMIISGGVNIYPAEIEGVLITHPAVRDVAVFGVPDEEFGEQVKAAVELADGAAPSEALAAELVEHVRASLAGYKAPRSVDFVEEMPRTPTGKLYKRLLRDPYWAGREQKI, from the coding sequence ATGGCCGCACTGCTCCGCCCGTACGCCGACGCCAAGCCGGACGAACCCGCCATCACCGACGAGCACGGAAGCACCACGTGGCGGGAGCTGGACGCCAGGACCGGCCGGCTGGCGGACGCGCTGCGCGGGCTGGGCCTGGGCGCCGGCGACGCGATCGCGATCCACTCCGGGAACCGGCGCGAGTACTTCGAGCTGATGTGCGCCGCCGGCCACATCGGCCTCCGGTACGTCATGGTGAACTGGCACTGGACGGCCGACGAGCTGCGCTACGTCCTGACCGACTCGGGCGCCCGCGCCCTGTTCTCCGAGGACGCGTTCGGCGGCACCGCCCGCGAGGCGTCCGCGGGCCTCGACCTGGCCGCGCGCGTCGCGTTCGGCGGCCCCGTCGAGGGCTTCACCCCGTACGGGGAGTTCCTCGCGACCGGGGAGCGGGAGGAGATCGCCGACCCGCTGATGGGCTTCCCGATGTTCTACACCTCGGGCACCACCGGGCGCCCGAAGGGCGTGAGCCGCAAGCAGCTCGGCGCCGGCGCCCCGATCGAGACGGCGAGCCTGATCGGCGACGTGTTCGCCGAGGTCCTGCGCATCCCGCCGGACGGCCGGTCGCTGCTCGTCGGCCCGGTGTACCACTCGGCGCAGTGGCTGTGGTCGCTGGTGTTCCTGCTCAGGGGCCGGTCGGTGGTGATGCGGCGCGACTTCGACCCGGCCGCGGCGCTGCGGCTCATCGACGAGCACGCCGTCACGAACGTGCACCTCGTCCCGACCCAGTTCGTCCGGCTGCTGCGGCTGGACGAGCAGGCCCGCGCGGCCTTCGACGGGTCGAGCCTCGCGGCGGTCTGGCACGGCGCCGCGCCCTGCTCGCCCGAGGTCAAGCGGCAGATGATCGACTGGCTGGGGCCGGTCGTGCACGAGTACTACGGCTCCACCGAGGCGTCGGTGAACAGCGTCATCACCGCCGAGGAGTGGCTGAAGAAGCCCGGCAGCGTCGGCCTGCCGCTGCCGACGACCGAGGTCCGCGTCCTGCGCGAGGACGGCGAGCCCGCCGCGCCGGGCGAGCGCGGCCGGATCTACTTCCGCTACACCAGCGGCGACGACGTCGAGTACTGGGGCGACGAGGAGAAGACCCGCTCGGTGCACCGCGGCGACGGCCTGTTCACCACCGGCGACGTCGGCTACCTCGACGAGGACGGCTACCTGTTCCTCGCCGACCGCGCCATCGACATGATCATCAGCGGCGGGGTGAACATCTACCCGGCCGAGATCGAGGGGGTGCTGATCACCCATCCGGCCGTCCGGGACGTGGCGGTGTTCGGCGTCCCGGACGAGGAGTTCGGCGAGCAGGTGAAGGCCGCCGTCGAGCTCGCCGACGGCGCCGCGCCGTCCGAGGCGCTCGCCGCGGAGCTGGTCGAGCACGTGCGCGCGTCGCTCGCCGGGTACAAGGCGCCCCGGTCGGTCGACTTCGTCGAGGAGATGCCGAGGACGCCGACCGGCAAGCTCTACAAGCGGCTGCTCCGCGACCCGTACTGGGCGGGCCGGGAGCAGAAGATCTGA
- a CDS encoding ACT domain-containing protein produces MLLRIRVRLPDRPGALGQVARILGAAGADVVQMAVLERGAGRAMDDFTVAWPAGAGIERLVEGLGSVAGVDVVGIWPTLEPQGAFPDAAVIGQVAAVPERGMEILADAVPALLSADWAGLAEPAGEGAMLLVHASVGGVPGAALPDLEPLRPRAFTAPDGTQYAVCPLALGAVALVAARTGAPPFHRTEVYRLEQLAGAADAVLYGAPAGQSAS; encoded by the coding sequence ATGTTGCTGCGGATACGCGTGCGGCTCCCGGACCGGCCGGGGGCGCTCGGGCAGGTGGCCCGCATCCTCGGCGCGGCGGGCGCCGACGTCGTGCAGATGGCGGTGCTGGAGCGCGGCGCCGGCCGGGCGATGGACGACTTCACCGTCGCCTGGCCCGCGGGCGCGGGCATCGAGCGGCTGGTGGAGGGCCTCGGCTCGGTCGCCGGGGTGGACGTCGTCGGGATCTGGCCGACGCTGGAGCCGCAGGGCGCCTTCCCGGACGCGGCCGTGATCGGGCAGGTCGCGGCGGTCCCCGAGCGCGGCATGGAGATCCTCGCCGACGCCGTCCCGGCCCTGCTCAGCGCCGACTGGGCGGGGCTCGCCGAGCCGGCCGGGGAGGGCGCGATGCTGCTCGTGCACGCCAGCGTCGGCGGCGTGCCGGGGGCCGCCCTGCCCGACCTGGAGCCGCTGCGGCCGCGCGCGTTCACCGCGCCGGACGGCACCCAGTACGCGGTGTGCCCGCTCGCCCTAGGCGCGGTCGCGCTGGTCGCCGCCCGCACGGGCGCGCCGCCGTTCCACCGCACCGAGGTGTACCGGCTGGAGCAGCTCGCGGGCGCCGCGGACGCCGTGCTGTACGGGGCGCCCGCCGGGCAGTCCGCGTCCTGA
- the grpE gene encoding nucleotide exchange factor GrpE, protein MSRDGEPPVNDGSGAGPEQASGGDGDEGAAFRAGVRDALAGLAARLDREHERAAHREAVIDRLHEENQRLRRGELQHLLEPVRTALYRVHDQARRESGRLAAPGPAEAPDPGQTALLLAALADDVADALARLGVERFTVEPGAPYDASRHRPVAVTPVADPLADGTVTAVQSDGFEQGGKVLRKAAVSVGKLDQGAGGAGEKDLEPAGRAAQAGRDGAERGETMNSGLGTDR, encoded by the coding sequence GTGTCGAGGGACGGGGAACCCCCAGTCAACGATGGCTCCGGGGCCGGGCCGGAGCAGGCCTCCGGCGGGGACGGGGACGAGGGCGCGGCCTTCCGCGCCGGCGTCCGGGACGCCCTGGCCGGGCTCGCCGCGCGGCTCGACCGCGAGCACGAGCGGGCGGCGCACCGCGAGGCGGTGATCGACCGGCTGCACGAGGAGAACCAGCGGCTGCGGCGCGGGGAGCTGCAGCACCTGCTGGAGCCCGTCCGCACCGCGCTGTACCGGGTGCACGACCAGGCGCGCCGCGAGTCCGGCCGGCTCGCCGCGCCGGGCCCCGCCGAAGCCCCCGACCCCGGCCAGACCGCGCTGCTGCTGGCGGCGCTCGCCGACGACGTCGCGGACGCGCTGGCGCGGCTCGGCGTCGAGCGGTTCACGGTCGAGCCCGGCGCCCCCTACGACGCCTCCCGGCACCGCCCGGTCGCGGTCACGCCCGTCGCCGACCCGCTGGCCGACGGCACCGTCACCGCCGTCCAGTCCGACGGCTTCGAGCAGGGCGGCAAGGTGCTGCGCAAGGCGGCGGTCAGCGTCGGCAAGCTCGACCAGGGCGCCGGCGGCGCCGGCGAGAAGGACCTGGAGCCCGCCGGCAGGGCCGCCCAGGCGGGCCGCGACGGGGCGGAGCGCGGCGAGACGATGAACTCAGGACTCGGGACCGACAGGTGA
- a CDS encoding Hsp70 family protein, with product MAVYGIDLGTTYSCIASIDDVGRPSVLRNLEGTDTTPSVVFFESGENVVVGATAKDTAVLEPDNVVSLIKRDMGRDVTRPVHGIDFTPEEVSAFILLKLATDARTTTGEDARDVVITVPAYFGAAERDATRKAGRIAGLNVIDIVSEPIAAAITYGVLNPEQDRTILVYDLGGGTFDTTVITLRDGHIEVVCTDGDHELGGADWDARLVEHLAERFREEHPDAGDPLDDKQTEQQLRRDAEDAKKALTTRTSQTVRVMHAGRVAAVEVTREKLEELTKDLLDRTVEITGRTLSTAADKGVDDYDDLVLVGGSTKMPVVAARLQTELGLSPRLQDPDLAVAKGAALYAFEETYRRLVREGAADRAEEMASRAGLSAEQQKQIAGRQIKTVASHAFGIVVVDRESGAETVAHLVHANDALPAAKTEDFFTVYDDQASADIRVMEQAGVVESADLIDNTEIATGEIRVPPGKKAGWPIGVTFALDSSGLLNVTAVEKETGERLELKVDVGGMSEEEVERSRKALSRVQVS from the coding sequence ATGGCTGTCTACGGGATCGACCTCGGAACCACGTACTCCTGCATTGCCTCCATCGACGACGTGGGGCGGCCCTCGGTCCTGCGGAACCTGGAGGGCACCGACACCACGCCGTCCGTCGTCTTCTTCGAGAGCGGCGAGAACGTCGTCGTCGGCGCCACCGCGAAGGACACCGCGGTCCTGGAGCCCGACAACGTCGTCAGCCTGATCAAGCGGGACATGGGCCGCGACGTGACGCGGCCCGTCCACGGGATCGACTTCACCCCGGAGGAGGTGTCGGCGTTCATCCTGCTGAAGCTCGCGACGGACGCGCGCACCACCACCGGTGAGGACGCCCGCGACGTCGTCATCACCGTGCCCGCCTACTTCGGCGCGGCCGAGCGCGACGCGACCCGCAAGGCGGGCCGGATCGCCGGGCTGAACGTCATCGACATCGTGTCCGAGCCGATCGCCGCCGCGATCACCTACGGCGTGCTGAACCCCGAGCAGGACCGCACGATCCTGGTCTACGACCTCGGCGGCGGCACGTTCGACACCACCGTCATCACGCTGCGCGACGGCCACATCGAGGTGGTGTGCACCGACGGCGACCACGAGCTCGGCGGCGCCGACTGGGACGCGCGGCTGGTGGAGCACCTCGCCGAGCGGTTCCGCGAGGAGCACCCCGACGCGGGCGACCCGCTCGACGACAAGCAGACCGAGCAGCAGCTCCGCCGCGACGCCGAGGACGCCAAGAAGGCCCTCACCACCCGCACGTCCCAGACGGTGCGGGTGATGCACGCCGGGCGGGTCGCGGCGGTCGAGGTGACGCGGGAGAAGCTGGAGGAGCTGACCAAGGACCTCCTCGACCGCACCGTGGAGATCACCGGCCGGACGCTGTCGACGGCCGCCGACAAGGGCGTGGACGACTACGACGACCTCGTGCTCGTCGGCGGGTCCACGAAGATGCCGGTGGTCGCGGCGCGGCTGCAGACCGAGCTCGGCCTGTCCCCCCGCCTCCAGGACCCCGACCTCGCGGTCGCCAAGGGCGCCGCCCTGTACGCGTTCGAGGAGACCTACCGGCGGCTCGTCCGGGAGGGCGCCGCCGACCGCGCCGAGGAGATGGCGAGCCGGGCGGGCCTGTCCGCCGAGCAGCAGAAGCAGATCGCCGGGCGGCAGATCAAGACGGTCGCCTCGCACGCGTTCGGCATCGTCGTGGTCGACCGGGAGAGCGGCGCCGAGACCGTCGCGCACCTCGTGCACGCCAACGACGCGCTGCCCGCCGCGAAGACCGAGGACTTCTTCACCGTCTACGACGACCAGGCGTCCGCCGACATCCGGGTGATGGAGCAGGCCGGCGTCGTCGAGTCCGCCGACCTGATCGACAACACCGAGATCGCGACCGGGGAGATCCGCGTCCCGCCGGGCAAGAAGGCGGGCTGGCCGATCGGCGTCACGTTCGCGCTCGACTCCTCCGGGCTGCTGAACGTCACGGCCGTGGAGAAGGAGACCGGCGAGCGGCTGGAGCTGAAGGTGGACGTCGGCGGCATGTCGGAGGAGGAGGTCGAGCGGTCCCGCAAGGCCCTCTCCCGGGTCCAGGTGAGCTGA
- a CDS encoding GTPase translates to MTRPLARAGFPGVPSRQGVTCPYCFAQVAPQRVLFRCRGQVGRRQGCAPVLDEALAAYTGSTAGASLPPVFAASGRKGRADCPDCGLPTGNRACPECHNPLPSAYCDSPGRIVALVGAKNAGKSTYIAVLLHELMNRVGTELDASLVACDDRTIERYKRDFARPLLEERRLLPTTASAATGPREPLVYLLTRTRRGRFARPRNDSLALVLFDTAGEDLRSREATDLHLRYLEAADAVIFLVDPLELPGARAGVLDAVPGPRAAADDPDSEPLNIIARVTEALRQRHGTRPGAPLPVPVAVALTKIDVLRPGLLRQSALHRSRSGQGVLDLDDRDAVDEQVRALLHDWQAGQLDTYLGQQYADHALFGLSALGGVPERGRVGAGGVRPYRAEDPLLWLLYRFGMLDGVRPGGG, encoded by the coding sequence ATGACGCGGCCGCTGGCCCGGGCCGGGTTCCCCGGGGTGCCGTCCAGGCAGGGCGTCACCTGCCCCTACTGCTTCGCGCAGGTGGCGCCGCAGCGGGTGCTGTTCCGGTGCCGCGGGCAGGTGGGGCGCCGGCAGGGCTGCGCGCCGGTGCTGGACGAGGCCCTCGCCGCGTACACCGGCTCGACGGCGGGCGCGTCGCTGCCGCCGGTGTTCGCCGCGTCCGGGCGCAAGGGCCGCGCGGACTGCCCCGACTGCGGGCTGCCGACCGGCAACCGGGCCTGCCCGGAGTGCCACAACCCGCTGCCGTCGGCGTACTGCGACTCGCCGGGCCGCATCGTCGCGCTGGTCGGGGCGAAGAACGCCGGGAAGAGCACCTACATCGCGGTGCTGCTGCACGAGCTGATGAACCGGGTCGGGACGGAGCTGGACGCCTCGCTCGTGGCGTGCGACGACCGGACGATCGAGCGGTACAAGCGCGACTTCGCCCGGCCGCTGCTGGAGGAGCGGCGGCTGCTGCCGACGACGGCGAGCGCCGCGACCGGGCCGCGCGAGCCGCTGGTGTACCTGCTCACGCGGACGCGGCGGGGCCGCTTCGCGCGGCCGCGCAACGACTCGCTGGCGCTGGTGCTGTTCGACACCGCCGGCGAGGACCTGCGCAGCCGGGAGGCCACCGACCTGCACCTGCGCTACCTGGAGGCCGCCGACGCGGTCATCTTCCTGGTCGACCCGCTGGAGCTGCCGGGCGCGCGGGCCGGCGTGCTGGACGCGGTGCCGGGGCCCCGCGCGGCGGCGGACGACCCCGACAGCGAGCCGCTCAACATCATCGCGCGGGTCACCGAGGCGCTGCGGCAGCGGCACGGCACCCGGCCGGGCGCGCCGCTGCCGGTGCCGGTCGCGGTGGCGCTCACCAAGATCGACGTGCTGCGGCCGGGGCTGCTGCGGCAGTCGGCGCTGCACCGGTCGCGGTCCGGGCAGGGCGTCCTGGACCTCGACGACAGGGACGCGGTGGACGAGCAGGTCCGGGCGCTGCTGCACGACTGGCAGGCGGGGCAGCTCGACACCTACCTCGGGCAGCAGTACGCCGACCACGCGCTGTTCGGCCTGTCGGCGCTCGGCGGCGTCCCCGAGCGGGGCCGGGTCGGCGCGGGCGGCGTCCGCCCCTACCGCGCCGAAGACCCGCTGCTCTGGCTGCTGTACCGGTTCGGGATGCTGGACGGCGTCCGCCCCGGAGGTGGGTAG
- a CDS encoding malonic semialdehyde reductase, translating into MTTPAPEALLALDTAAQDLLFREARTANTFSTEPVGEDQLRAVYDLVKWAPTAMNMQPLRIVAVRSPRGKERLAPLMSEGNRAKTAAAPLTLIAAADEDFHEHLPVTFPHREGAREAMAGNPKRPELARFNATLQLGYLILGIRAAGLAAGPMTGFDADAVEKEFFPQGDVRPIAMINVGRPGPDAWFARNPRLDYENVVTTV; encoded by the coding sequence ATGACGACGCCCGCGCCCGAGGCGCTGCTCGCGCTCGACACCGCGGCCCAGGACCTGCTGTTCCGCGAGGCCCGCACCGCGAACACCTTCAGCACCGAACCCGTCGGCGAGGACCAGCTCCGCGCCGTGTACGACCTGGTCAAATGGGCGCCGACGGCGATGAACATGCAGCCGCTGCGGATCGTGGCGGTGCGCAGCCCGCGGGGCAAGGAGCGGCTGGCGCCGCTGATGAGCGAGGGGAACCGCGCGAAGACCGCCGCCGCGCCGCTGACGCTGATCGCCGCCGCCGACGAGGACTTCCACGAGCACCTGCCGGTCACGTTCCCGCACCGGGAGGGCGCCCGCGAGGCGATGGCGGGCAACCCGAAGCGGCCCGAGCTGGCCCGGTTCAACGCCACCCTCCAGCTCGGCTACCTGATCCTCGGCATCCGCGCCGCCGGGCTCGCCGCCGGGCCGATGACCGGGTTCGACGCGGACGCGGTCGAGAAGGAGTTCTTCCCGCAGGGCGACGTCCGGCCGATCGCCATGATCAACGTGGGCCGGCCCGGCCCGGACGCGTGGTTCGCCCGCAACCCCCGGCTCGACTACGAGAACGTCGTCACCACCGTCTGA
- a CDS encoding TetR/AcrR family transcriptional regulator: MADTEQAPGAARVPESAAPVRQSAVERRILAAALRLFAERGFDGTPVQEIVEAAEVTKGALYHYFDSKDDLLYEIYHSLIARQLGDMGAVLARGLPPREAVRGVLTGLIRSTAEHIDEAKVFAREKDRLDDARMRALRADRRRYHETFRGLIEQGQRSGVFSDATPAETATIVALGMVNQMPAWYRPDGPKTAERLAEEVAGFVLAALVAPPPA, from the coding sequence TTGGCGGACACAGAGCAGGCGCCCGGCGCCGCACGGGTGCCGGAGTCGGCCGCGCCCGTGCGGCAGAGCGCGGTCGAGCGGCGGATCCTGGCCGCCGCGCTCCGGCTGTTCGCCGAGCGCGGCTTCGACGGGACGCCCGTCCAGGAAATCGTCGAGGCGGCCGAGGTCACCAAGGGCGCGCTCTACCACTACTTCGACTCCAAGGACGATCTCCTCTACGAGATCTACCACTCGCTGATCGCCCGCCAGCTCGGCGACATGGGTGCCGTGCTGGCCCGCGGGCTGCCGCCGCGCGAGGCGGTCCGGGGGGTGCTGACCGGGCTGATCCGCAGCACCGCCGAGCACATCGACGAGGCGAAGGTGTTCGCCCGCGAGAAGGACCGGCTGGACGACGCCCGGATGCGCGCGCTCCGCGCGGACCGCCGCCGCTACCACGAGACGTTCCGCGGCCTGATCGAGCAGGGCCAGCGCAGCGGCGTGTTCAGCGACGCCACGCCCGCCGAGACCGCGACGATCGTCGCGCTCGGCATGGTGAACCAGATGCCCGCCTGGTACCGGCCGGACGGCCCGAAGACGGCGGAGCGGCTGGCGGAGGAGGTCGCCGGCTTCGTCCTCGCCGCGCTGGTGGCCCCGCCGCCCGCCTAG
- a CDS encoding phosphotriesterase yields MPAVETVRGPVDVTGLGPTLMHEHVFVLGTENVENYGAGDWWDEEEKVADAVAKLRELAARGIRTIADPTVWGLGRYIPRIQRIAAAVPDLDIIVATGIYTYHDIPFQFLHRGPGTLVDDGPDPMIADFTRDLTEGIAGTGVKAAFLKCAVDSPGLTPGVERILRAVAATHRETGAPITVHTESSVHAGREVVDVLRGEGVDLAKVVIGHAGDSNDLDYLMELADTGAILGMDRFGLDIINPTGNRVTTVAALCGRGYADRMVLSHDASCFIDWFGPDPATVPAMQPNWNYRHISDDVLPALRAAGVTEAQLDQMLVGNPRRYFTR; encoded by the coding sequence ATGCCCGCAGTAGAGACCGTCCGCGGCCCCGTCGACGTCACCGGCCTGGGCCCCACCCTCATGCACGAGCACGTCTTCGTCCTCGGCACCGAGAACGTCGAGAACTACGGCGCGGGTGACTGGTGGGACGAGGAGGAGAAGGTCGCCGACGCGGTCGCCAAGCTCCGGGAGCTCGCCGCGCGCGGCATCCGCACGATCGCCGACCCGACCGTCTGGGGCCTCGGCCGCTACATCCCGCGCATCCAGCGCATCGCCGCGGCGGTCCCCGACCTCGACATCATCGTCGCGACGGGCATCTACACCTACCACGACATCCCGTTCCAGTTCCTGCACCGGGGCCCCGGGACGCTGGTGGACGACGGCCCCGACCCGATGATCGCCGACTTCACCCGGGACCTGACCGAGGGCATCGCCGGGACGGGCGTCAAGGCCGCGTTCCTCAAGTGCGCCGTGGACTCCCCCGGCCTCACCCCGGGCGTCGAGCGCATCCTGCGGGCCGTCGCGGCCACGCACCGCGAGACCGGCGCGCCGATCACCGTCCACACCGAGAGCTCGGTCCACGCGGGCCGCGAGGTCGTGGACGTCCTGCGGGGGGAGGGCGTGGACCTCGCCAAGGTCGTCATCGGGCACGCCGGCGACAGCAACGACCTCGACTACCTGATGGAGCTGGCCGACACCGGCGCGATCCTCGGCATGGACCGGTTCGGCCTCGACATCATCAACCCGACCGGGAACCGGGTCACCACCGTCGCGGCGCTGTGCGGGCGGGGGTACGCCGACCGGATGGTCCTCAGCCACGACGCGAGCTGCTTCATCGACTGGTTCGGCCCCGACCCGGCGACCGTCCCGGCGATGCAGCCGAACTGGAACTACCGGCACATCAGCGACGACGTGCTGCCCGCGCTGCGCGCCGCGGGCGTCACCGAGGCCCAGCTCGACCAGATGCTGGTCGGCAACCCGCGGCGCTACTTCACCCGCTGA
- a CDS encoding S1C family serine protease: MSEDPVRRGARAAVPMLLAALLALLAPGCRVMENGGPEDVPAPVTTAAAKPSKPSGRRPGVVNIETEQELNGTRAAGTGIVLTAAGLVLTNNHVIRGATAIKGTDTDNRRTYRAEVVGYDRAGDIAVIRLTGAARLKTAAFGSAAGVDVGDVVTAVGNAGGKGGNPTVVTGKVTGLEQSVTARDDTNGTSERLTGLIETNAPIKPGDSGGPLLDTRGKVIGVNTAASAGLSTRGATPAKEHRGYAIPSDRALEIARQIQRGQASSTVHIGRTAMLGVKVRSNGRSPGALVAEVVPGTPAEAAGIPVGAAIVTFGDDAVDAPSTLTSLMLGRHPGDSVRVEWTTKQGARTQATLRLAEGPPQ, from the coding sequence GTGAGCGAAGACCCCGTGCGTCGCGGCGCCCGCGCCGCGGTTCCGATGCTCCTGGCCGCGCTCCTGGCCCTGCTCGCGCCGGGCTGCCGGGTGATGGAGAACGGCGGGCCGGAGGACGTCCCCGCGCCCGTCACGACCGCGGCGGCCAAGCCGTCCAAGCCCAGCGGCCGGCGGCCCGGCGTGGTCAACATCGAGACCGAGCAGGAACTGAACGGCACCCGCGCCGCCGGCACCGGCATCGTGCTCACCGCGGCCGGCCTCGTGCTGACCAACAACCACGTGATCCGCGGCGCCACCGCGATCAAGGGCACCGACACCGACAACCGCCGCACCTACCGGGCCGAGGTCGTCGGCTACGACCGGGCCGGCGACATCGCGGTGATCCGGCTGACCGGCGCGGCCCGGCTGAAGACCGCCGCGTTCGGCTCCGCCGCCGGGGTGGACGTCGGCGACGTCGTCACCGCCGTCGGCAACGCGGGCGGCAAGGGCGGGAACCCCACCGTGGTCACCGGCAAGGTCACCGGGCTGGAGCAGTCCGTCACCGCCCGCGACGACACCAACGGCACCTCCGAGCGGCTCACCGGGCTGATCGAGACCAACGCGCCGATCAAGCCGGGCGACTCCGGCGGCCCGCTGCTGGACACCCGCGGCAAGGTCATCGGCGTCAACACCGCCGCGTCCGCGGGCCTGTCGACGCGGGGCGCGACGCCCGCGAAGGAGCACCGCGGCTACGCCATCCCGTCCGACCGGGCGCTGGAGATCGCCCGGCAGATCCAGCGCGGCCAGGCGTCCTCGACCGTGCACATCGGGCGGACGGCCATGCTCGGCGTCAAGGTCCGCTCCAACGGCCGCTCCCCCGGCGCGCTCGTCGCCGAGGTCGTGCCCGGCACCCCGGCCGAGGCGGCGGGCATCCCGGTCGGCGCCGCCATCGTCACCTTCGGCGACGACGCCGTGGACGCCCCGTCCACGCTCACCTCCCTGATGCTCGGCCGCCACCCGGGCGACTCCGTCCGCGTCGAGTGGACGACCAAGCAGGGCGCCCGCACGCAGGCCACCCTCCGGCTGGCGGAAGGGCCGCCCCAATAG